Proteins encoded within one genomic window of Haematobia irritans isolate KBUSLIRL chromosome 5, ASM5000362v1, whole genome shotgun sequence:
- the sand gene encoding potassium two pore domain channel sandman, which produces MSSRRSSLRRKEKPPFQKFKDHCRKFTAFLFSNVGIILLVIFYTIGGAFIFQAIEIFEYERYMEANPKLKIKTVNETIQHFLDQLWKETSYNFSFTEPHRFKASVNDILVNFQKEVVDVNKQGDDIHKQWSFSGAFLYSLTVITTIGYGNISPRSDWGKLATILYAIIGMPLFLLYLSNIGDVLAKSFKWIYSKVCLCRICPGVARRRLLRERRKLREELMFKALADMEESRHSKYTSSSSTSDSASSYYSEESESSSSSSRSPRNNSRGLSRIDLEALNMFEDDDSTEVEKEIRGSTDEITVPLTVCVFIMISYILWGAILFARWEEWKILDGSYFCFISLSSIGFGDLVPGDSLITNDKDSVGVSFILCSVYLLLGMALIAMCFNLMQEQVIHNLRSFKRAFRTCFRCRRRD; this is translated from the exons ATGTCCTCACGCCGCAGTTCATTGCGAAGAAAAGAGAAACCTccattccaaaaatttaaagatcATTGTCGTAAATTTACGGCATTTCTGTTCAGCAATGTTGGTATCATATTGCTGGTAATTTTCTATACCATTGGTGGAGCCTTTATTTTCCAAgccattgaaatttttgaatatgaaagatatatggaaGCAAATCCAAAACTTAAGATTAAGACAGTAAACGAGACTATACAACATTTCCTGGATCAACTGTGGAAAGAGACATCGTATAATTTCAGTTTTACTGAACCACACAGATTTAAGGCAAG CGTCAATGATATATTGGTGAATTTTCAAAAGGAAGTGGTCGATGTTAATAAACAAGGTGACGATATACACAAGCAGTGGAGCTTTTCTGGAGCATTCCTTTATTCTCTAACTGTTATAACCACAATAG gTTATGGGAATATATCTCCTCGTTCCGATTGGGGTAAACTAGCCACAATTCTGTATGCCATTATTGGAATgcctttatttttgttatatttgtcaaATATCGGCGATGTTTTGGCGAAATCTTTTAAATGGATTTATTCAAAAGTTTGCCTATGTCGCATATGTCCCGGTGTGGCAAGGAGGCGTTTATTGCGTGAAAGGCGCAAGCTAAGGGAGGAACTTATGTTTAAGGCT TTGGCTGATATGGAAGAATCTCGACATAGCAAGTATACCTCAAGTAGTAGTACAAGTGATAGTGCATCTAGTTACTACTCCGAAGAATCGGAAAGTTCATCAAGTTCTAGCCGAAGTCCTCGTAATAATAGCCGTGGTTTAAGTCGTATCGACTTGGAAGCTTTGAACATGTTTGAAGATGATGATTCGACGGAAGTTGAAAAAGAAATACGGGGTAGTACTGATGAAATTACGGTTCCATTGACTGTTTGTGTTTTCATAATGATAAG TTACATTTTGTGGGGTGCTATATTATTTGCTCGTTGGGAAGAATGGAAAATTCTTGATGGCAGTTATTTCTGTTTCATTTCGTTGAGTAGTATTGGCTTTGGGGATCTTGTGCCAGGTGATAGTCTG ATTACAAATGACAAAGACTCAGTTGGCGTAAGTTTTATATTGTGTTCTGTGTATTTACTACTTGGAATGGCCTTAATTGCTATGTGTTTCAATTTAATGCAG GAGCAAGTTATCCACAATTTACGATCTTTTAAAAGAGCTTTTAGAACATGTTTCCGTTGTCGCCGCAGAGACTAA
- the uno gene encoding univalents only, with protein MAKPNFQIKLLSGGSVVLVEAENYEPEIFTPTIDANQRITLVNIIANRRCCSLSKCHRTSIGNVIIKQEKSASSLHSTVPFRPPLANSTPGSSLASNKSNNVMPYSNITSNTFGSSTAFSLPTPEPLRRAVPNQQRSEIGDSIALNLPRNIKVMRLYHNSHSSPKNVGRLVKSSASNMKSVTREEYHNISDLSCTSFRVLTSTPSPRRSRVCSSTPIKPKAPNLPIQTNSTWDKFKTPIRTYSKRGVRSIRKNNSTKKTNVKENRFIPTYRVNPTKAPEPDYKVEVRRSKLVTDGKIRISSRALKRQQQRNQNKQLSTSNPGMPPCTSFTNLQKKRKIPMSAFDLLTNSNRINCISGKLNELFRRGCINKASSTHSKYKVLGSVPPLQNDKQVLEITLLQNSTYESAGQNANGNGHNNDVVSSTPLSQPVKNEVARKDNRTYEKNNLNGQILNKRPPLASANCVSVNKSAYRFNIKASSSSTLLSQPIHSFPTNGNVVPNNLANNPNIRGQSLQAIVNKAKNQAPVVPNTSTLNDKTKNGKIILNNLYSKPIAPLRCVLK; from the exons atggctaaaccaaatttccaaataaaattgttatctgGAGGTTCTGTTGTATTGGTTGAAGCTGAAAATTATGAACCCGAAATCTTTACCCCCACGATAGATGCAAATCAAAGAATTACTCTTGTTAATATAATCGCAAACAGAAGATGCTGTTCATTATCTAAATGCCACAGAACTAGTATTGGTAATGTGATTATTAAGCAAGAAAAAAGTGCATCTTCATTGCATTCAACTG TGCCATTTCGACCACCATTGGCAAATAGCACACCTGGATCATCGCTAGCTTCGAATAAATCCAATAATGTAATGCCATATAGCAATATTACTTCCAACACATTTGGCAGTAGCACCGCCTTCTCTTTGCCCACTCCAGAACCTTTGAGAAGAGCCGTACCCAATCAACAGAGGAGTGAAATTGGAGATAGCATAGCCCTAAACTTGCCTAGGAATATTAAAGTGATGAGACTATATCATAATTCCCATAGTAGTCCAAAGAATGTGGGTCGTTTGGTAAAAAGTTCTGCGTCCAACATGAAAAGCGTAACCCGAGaagaatatcacaacatatccgATTTGTCTTGTACTAGTTTTCGGGTCCTTACATCGACACCATCCCCAAGAAGGTCTCGTGTATGTTCATCCACACCCATCAAACCGAAGGCACCAAACTTACCAATCCAGACCAATTCAACATGGGACAAATTCAAGACTCCTATAAGAACATATTCGAAACGTGGTGTACGAAGCATCAGAAAAAACAATTCAACTAAAAAAACTAACGTTAAAGAAAATCGCTTCATACCCACATATAGGGTTAATCCGACAAAAGCCCCAGAACCAGACTACAAAGTAGAAGTTCGGAGGAGTAAATTGGTTACAGATGGAAAAATTCGTATATCCTCGAGAGCATTGAAAAGGCAACAGCAACGCAATCAAAACAAGCAGTTGTCTACATCAAACCCTGGAATGCCACCTTGCACATCATTCAcaaatttacagaaaaaaagaaaaataccaaTGAGCGCCTTTGATCTTCTTACTAATtcgaatcgcattaattgtataTCTGGAAAACTAAACGAACTATTTCGTAGGGGGTGTATTAATAAAGCTTCATCAACGCATAGCAAATATAAAGTTCTTGGTTCTGTACCACCGTTGCAAAACGACAAACAAGTTTTAGAAATTACATTATTACAGAATTCAACTTACGAGTCTGCTGGTCAGAATGCAAATGGCAATGGGCATAACAATGACGTAGTGTCAAGTACTCCCTTATCCCAGCCAGTAAAAAATGAAGTTGCAAGAAAAGACAATCGAACAtacgaaaaaaataatcttaatGGTCAGATATTAAATAAGCGGCCACCATTGGCATCAGCGAATTGCGTTAGCGTTAACAAATCGGCTTATAGATTCAACATAAAGGCAAGTTCATCATCTACTTTATTGTCACAACCTATACATAGTTTTCCAACTAATGGAAACGTTGTACCTAACAACTTAGCTAACAATCCAAATATTCGAGGCCAATCATTACAGGCTATAGTAAACAAAGCCAAGAATCAAGCACCGGTGGTACCAAACACTTCAACATTAAATGATAAaactaaaaatggaaaaattattcTCAATAATTTATATTCGAAGCCAATAGCACCTTTGCGATgtgttttaaaataa